Below is a window of Lacibacter sp. H407 DNA.
TTATTGGCCCAGCCGTAGAGTTTGTTTTTATGATTGATCTCCAGTAATTCAAGATCTTCCATGAAGAGGTAAGGAACGATCACATTCTTCACGATCCACTTCTGTGTTTTCTTATAACCAAGATCGAGGTAAATAGCACCTAACAGTGCTTCCAATGTATTCCCGAATATCTGCGAAATTTTAAGGGAGTTATCACCTTTGTTGTAAATGGTGATTTTTTTCAGCCCCATCCGCACGGCAATATCATTCAGCGTTACACGGTTCACCATTTTGCTACGCATCTCGGTTAAAAAACCTTCGCCTTTGTAGGGATATTTTTTGAAAAGATAATCGGCTACCACTGAACTCAACACAGCATCGCCTAAAAACTCAAGACGCTCGTTGTTCTGATCGTTGCCTTCTTTGATCGATCGATGACTGAGTGCTGTTTTATACAAATTAAGGTCGCCCGGGCTATAACCTAATATGTTACGGAGGTTACTCTCGAATTTGTTTTTAGCAGGTAATATTTGTCGGACCAGATTCCGCACCATACAGATTTAATCACATCATTAAAATCAGGGGAGCAATCCGCTCTCCGGCCGATGTAGTAACAAATCTAAAGTAAATCAGGAATATTTTTTTACAATAACAGAAGCATTATGTCCACCAAATCCAAACGTATTGCTCAAAGCAGCCCGTACCGTACGTTTCTGTGCTTTGTTAAACGTGAAATTTAATTTGGGATCAAGCTCCGGATCGTCTGTAAAATGATTAATAGTAGGTGGAATGATATCGTGCACCACACTCATTACACAGGCAATGGCTTCCAATGCACCCGCTGCACCAAGGCAATGACCCGTCATTGATTTGGTAGAACTAATGTTGAGATTGTACGCATGCTCACCAAATACACTCATGATGGCTTTGGTTTCTGCAATATCGCCGAGCGGTGTAGAAGTGCCGTGTACGTTGATATAATCGATATCAGATGGCTGTAAGCCTGCATCTTTCAATGCAACGGTCATTACATTTTTTGCACCAAGCCCTTCGGGGTGAGGGGCTGTTATATGATGAGCATCGGCAGTGGCACCACCACCGGCTATTTCACAATAAATTTTTGCACCACGTTGTAACGCATGTTCGAGGCTTTCCAGCACTAACATTCCTGCTCCTTCGCCCATCACAAAACCATCACGGTCCTTATCAAACGGACGACTTGCAGTTGCAGGATCATCGTTACGCTCACTCAATGCTTTCATGGCGTTGAAACCACCAACACCTGCAGCACTTACCACTGCTTCGCTACCACCGGTTAAAATGATATCTGCTTTACCGAGGCGTATATTATCGTACGCATCAATAATCGCATTGGTAGATGAAGCACATGCTGATACAACTGCAAAATTGGGACCTCTGAAACCATGACGCATAGAGATTTGTCCGGCTGCAATATCGAGGATCATCTTTGGAATAAAGAAAGGATTGAAACGGGGTGTTCCATCACCATTGGCAAAGTTGACCACTTCTTCCTGAAAGGTAATAAGGCCGCCAATACCACTTGCGAAGATGACACCTACACGATCTACATCAACATTGTCTTTACTGATGCCGGCATCTTTTACAGCCTGATCACTAACAACCAATGCAAATTGGGTAAAGCGATCGATCTTTCTCGCTTCCTTCCTGTCCAAATAAGTTGTTGGATCAAAATCTTTCACCTCGCAGGCAAAACGTGTTTTGAACTTCGAACAATCAAATTGCTTGATGTGATCAGCACCAGATACACCATTAGTCAAACCCTCCCAATATTCATCAAGAGTTTTGCCTAATGGTGTAAGGGCACCAATTCCGGTAACTACTACTCGTTTGAGCTCCATAAGTTGCCTGGGAAAGATTAATTACACTGAATATCCAGTGGTGAATTACTTAGCGTGTTCTTCTAAATAAGCTACTGCCTGACCAACCGTTGTGATGGTTTCAGCTTGTTCATCGGGAATAGAGATGTTAAACTCCTTTTCAAATTCCATGATCAGTTCAACTGTGTCTAATGAATCAGCTCCCAGATCATTGGTAAAAGAAGCTTCAGGATTTACTTCTGACTCTTCAACACCTAACTTGTCTACGATGATTTTTTTTACTCTTGCTGCGATGTCTGACATTGTCGTAATAATTTGGTTACAGGTTGCAAAAATAGAGTTTTTACTCAATTGGCAAGCGTTCTGATAAAATTGTCTGAAACTGTTCATTTTCAGGAAGTTTCCCCGTATTTTAAGCCGCTTCAGAAAAACAAGACAAGCTGGGTAACCATCAAACGTGAAACCAGACATGTACGACTGTTTGTTTTTACCTAAAAAAATGTAACTTGTCAATCCTGCTTAAACTTACTTATGGCGCTGAAACAAATCGACTTTGGAACTTCTGAATACCGTCAAATGCTCAGTTTGCGGTATGAGATACTACGCAAACCGCTTGGGCTGCAATTTACTCCCGAAGAGTTGGAGCATGAAAAGAACGACATCCTGATTGCTGCATTTGAGGAGGAAAAGATGCTCGGCTGCTGCTTTTTAACTGCAATCGATAGCCAACATGTAAAGCTTCGGCAATTGGCGGTGCAGAATAATCTGCAGGGAAAAGGCATTGGCGCATCGTTAATGAATTTTGCTGAAAACATTGCCAGAGACAGAGGTTTCCGCTCCATTCAACTCAATGCCCGTAAAGCAGCACTTGAGTTTTTTGAAAAGCAGGGATACAAAACAGAAGGCGATGAATTTATACAACTTGGGATTCCGCACTTTTTAATGAAGAAAAAATTGCGGTAGTATTTTATTATTCCGGCTTCTGTTACAATTGCCGCTGATGCTCCTGCAATTTTTCCATGACTGATTGTTTGTATAAACGTCCGATCGGGATTTCTTTTGATGCCAATTGAACTGAGAGGGCATTGTATCCGGTCAATTTACTTAATGAAACCATATACGACCGGTGAATACGTAAAAACATATGCTCCGATAACAGATTTTCGAAAGCAGTAATGGATTGCTTCACCAGGAAATGCTTGTCTCCGGTAAGAAATACCATCACATAATCTTTCCAGCTTTCGATATACTCAATTTCGTTCACAAAGATCTTCTTCATATCCTTGTCCACTTTCAGGTAAACAAATGCAGCTGAATTGGAGGTTTCGCCTGTTGATACAGAAGAGGTTTCTTTTCCCATCAGTCGATTAAGCTTGGTAATGGCCTTAAAGAAACGTTCAAACGAAACAGGTTTCACCAGGTAATCAACAGCATCCAACTCAAACCCATCAACAGCATATTCACGATAGGCTGTAACAAAGATCACTTTTGGAGGGTGTGAAAGATTTTTCAAAAACTCAGTACCGATAATACGGGGCATTTTTATGTCAAGAAAAATTACATCCACGGCTTTTTGGTGAAGTATATCTAAAGCTTCAATGGCATTTCTGCATTGGCCCACAATTTCAAGCCCGTTTATGGAAGAAATATATCTTGCCAATACTTGTAATGCAGGTGGCTCATCATCTATAAGCAGGCAGCGAAGTTTCATGCCGTATGTTTTGTGCGATGATCAATGGAGAATATGTATTCGCAGTTGCGTGTGCTGCGTCAGACAAAATAAGCATCAGCGACACAACATAGAAATTCCCTTCATCATTAATTTTCAATTCGTATTTACCTTGGTAAAGAAGCTCAAGACGCTTTTTAACGTTGTTGATACCAATACCATTTTTACTTTCCTGTACATACTCGTTTTTACTGTTTACAATTTTGCACAGGATCGTATCATTTTTTACCGAAATGTCTACACCCAGCCATGGTTGCTCAATTTGTTCTGAAGCACCATGCTTAAACGCATTTTCCAAAAAGGGAAGTAGCAATAACGGGGCGATAAATTTGTCTTTTATTTCGCCGCTTACGTTCCAGGATATTTCAATTTTATTTCCATAACGTTCCTTTTCCAGATCAAGATAATTTTTCATGATCTCGATTTCTTTCTCAAGCCGCACTTCTTCTGTTTTACAATCGTATAGCATATAACTAAGCAGCGATGATAATTTTAAAATAAGCCCTGGTGTTTTGGGTGAATTATCGAGTGAAAATGAATAGATGTTATTGAGTGTGTTGAATAGAAAATGCGGATGAACCTGTGCTTTCAACAACTGAAGTTCTGCAGTTGCTTTTTCCTGTTGTACACGCATCCACTCTCTTTGCTTGATCGTCCACAGCTTAAAGAATTTTATGATCATAGGGCTTGCTGCAGAAGTAGTCATGCATAAATAGCAAAATGCGAGTGGCCCTCTTGGAAGAATATTATCTAAGCCCATTGCTTCCTGCGCAGGAATTAATACATAACTTCTGTAACCCGCATCAATGTAAAGCCCAAGTATCCCCCATAACAACACCAGCAAAAAAAACTGCCACAATCTTCCTTTTAATAAAAGATATGGAATAGCACCGTATACTAACGGATAGCCGAATAATATAAACGCAGGCACCCACATGATCATATTGATCAGTTGCCGGCCATATGAAAGCGGTACCCCTATCACTACCCAGAATGCAGCCCATATAGCAATATGAAATGTCCAATAAAACAAATGACGCCATACACGATAGCGGGGAGAAAAAATAAAGTCGTTATATAAAAAGGAGTTCATGAATTTGTCAACTACAAGTTAAACAATTGGCTGCAATCATTTTCATCCTGAATGCATGTAATAGACCAACCGCAAATATTTCCGACAAACAACTTGTTTTTCTGCCAAAAGCCTTTTGCCCAAATCGATCTGCTTTATTTCTACGAAACAAGTACGTTCAGCGAATACAGATCAACAGCGCCATCACTACTATTTATCTTGTTTCAATAAAATGAAGAGACTTATGAACACAACATCAAACTACATATTATCAATCACAAAACACTTCATTATGAAAAAGAACATTCTCTATGCATTTCTATTTACATCACTAACACTTATTCACTATTCCTGTCAGAAAGAAATTTCTGTTTCAGGCAAAGAAACATTAGCTGGAATAACAGTAAGAAACAGCGATCAGGGTCACTTACAACAAACCAAAACATTCTCTTCCGATGTTGCAATTCAATGGATGAACATGCAGGTGTGGCAGATGTATAAGTATCCGGGCATAGTTGGCAATGTGGCTTACTCACGTCATTATGCATACAGCGGAATTGCATTATATGAAGCAGTAGTACCCGGTATGCCTGCCTACCAGTCCATCGCTCCACAACTGAATGGGTTGAGCGGTTTGCCCAAAACAAAACCCGGCGCAGGTTATCATTGGGCTGCCAGCGCCAATGCAGCATTAGCTTCTATCAACAAAAAGCTTTTTCCTGCCGCCAGCGCTGAGAACAAAGCTGCTATGGATGAACTGGAAGCAACACTGCTTGCACAATACAGTAGTGAAGCTGATGCGGCCATCATCGAACGATCTGTTGCATTTGGCAAAGCAGTTGCCGAAGCTGTATTTAATTGGTCCGAAACAGATGGCTATCAGAATAGTAATAACCCCTATACGGCACCTGCAGGAAAAAGCGGTGGCATTTATTGGACAGCGCCCAATCCAATGCCGGTTCATAGTTTACCATATATCGGTAACCTTCGTCGTATCGTTTTAAATAGTGGCGAAGGAGCAGAATTACCTCCACCTCCTTATGATGAACTTGAGGCCATGACCATTGAAGTGATCAACGCTAAACCTGCGCCCGGTACCAATGAATTTAAAATGGCTTTCTGGTGGAGAGATTTTCCCGGCACCAGTACCCCCGGCCACTATGTAAGCATCTTAAGACAAGTGTTACAAAAAGAACATGCAAGTCTTGATATTGCAGCGCTTGCGTATGCTTTGGGCGGTATTATTGATGTTGATATTACCATCAGCACCTGGCAGGACAAATACAAATATCTTTTAGCACGGCCTTTTAATTATGATGATGTGATTGGTCAATCATTTCTACCTCTGCTTGGTGCCCCGCATCCTGAATATCCTGCAGGCCACGCAACGTTATCTTCTGCAAATGCAGAAGCAATGACCGCTGTATTCGGTGATAATTATTCTTTTACTGACAGTACATTTTATATTTATGAAACCACCAATCCTGTAGGAAGCAAACAACCTCCCCGCTATTTTAATTCATTTCGTGCGGCAGGAGAAGAAGCTGGCTGGTCAAGATTGTACGGTGGTATTCATTACAGACAATCAATTGAAGCCGGGTTTTGGCAAGGAAGAAAAGTTGCACATAATATTATCTCGAATCTGAAATTTCTGAAAGATTGACCGGCTGTTGCTGACAAAACACAGCACCACAAAAATTGTAAAGCCACATCTATAAAACAAAAGGGAGTCTTTCGACTCCCTTTCCTATTTCACTTCTTTCTTATAATTATGCTTTATATTGAGGAATCAGGCTGTTTGCCATGTCCACCATTTTCTTGATACCATCTTCAGGTAAAGCACCTTTCTTAAACTCAGCTAGAACTTCCGGTAATTTAACTTCCATTTCGTGTAAGAAATGTTCTTCAAATTCCTTCATTTTACGAATAGGTACAGCATTCAACAAACCATTAGTACCGAGGTAGATGATCGCAATTTGATTTTCTACTTTAAATGGAGAGTATTGTGCCTGCTTCAGAATTTCCACGTTACGTCCACCCTTATCAATTACAGATTTTGTAGCAGCATCCATATCACCACCAAACTTAGAGAAGGCTTCCAACTCACGGTACAATGCCTGATCCAGTTTCAAAGTACCGGCTACTTTCTTCATTGATTTGATCTGAGCGTTACCACCCACACGGCTTACTGAGATACCTACGTTGATCGCCGGACGGATACCTGCGTTGAACAAGTTACCTTCCAGGAAGATCTGACCATCGGTAATTGAGATCACGTTTGTAGGAATGTATGCAGATACGTCACCGGCTTGTGTTTCAATGATCGGCAATGCAGTTAACGAACCTCCACCTTTTACAAGGTGCTTGATGCTGTCTGGTACATCATTCATATTCTTAGCAACACTGTCATCATTGATCACTTTTGCAGCACGCTCAAGCAAACGACTGTGGAGATAGAATACATCACCAGGATATGCTTCACGACCCGGAGGACGTTTCAGCAACAATGATACTTCACGATAAGCAACGGCCTGTTTTGAAAGATCATCATAAATGATCAATGCAGGACGTCCGGTATCACGGAAGAACTCACCAAGTGCTGCACCCGCATACGGAGCGTAGAACTGCTGAGGAGCCGGATCACTTGCAGAAGCCGCAACGATGGTTGTGAACTTCATTGCACCATTATCTTCCAGTGTTTTCATAACACCGGCGATCGTTGATGCTTTTTGACCAATGGCCACATAAATACAATATACAGGCTTACCTGCTTCGAAGAATTCTTTTTGGTTGATGATGGTATCAACAGCAATCGCTGTTTTACCAGTTTGGCGATCACCAATGATCAACTCACGCTGACCACGACCGATCGGGATCATCGCATCAATCGCTTTGATACCTGTTTGCAATGGTTCTTTTACCGGCTCACGGAAGATTACACCCGGTGCTTTACGCTCCAATGGCATTTCATATAATTCACCTGTGATGGGACCTTTGCCATCAATTGGTTCGCCCAACACGTTGATCACACGTCCGCACATTCCTTCGCCCACTTTGATCGAAGCGATCTGTGAAGTACGACGCACATTCGAACCTTCTTTGATATCTTTTCCTTCACCCATCAATACCACACCCACATTATCTTCTTCAAGGTTCAATGCAATGGCACGTACACCATTATCGAATTCTACCAGTTCACCGTAGCGAACATTGTTCAATCCATATACACGGGCAATACCATCACCCACTTGTAATACGGTACCTACTTCTTCCAAATCAGCACCAACATTGAAATTGCTTAACTGCTGGCGAAGTATCGCTGAAATCTCATCCGGTTTAATATCTGCCATGACGCTTTATTTAACCCCCATGCCCAAACGGACGCATGAGGAAAGTTTACAATTGAATTTTATCTGATATTCTGTACGTAAATATTTTTCTGGAATTGAGCCTTAAGGTCTCTCAAATCACGTGCAATACTTGCATCGATCAGGTTACCGTTGTACTCAAGTTGAAATCCGCCAACAATTCCTTCGTTCACTATGTTTTCCAGTTCCACATGCGCTAACGATGCATCAGCCATAACCTTTTTTACGATCGCAGCTTTCAACTCTTCACTTGCAGGTGATACGGTAGTAAGCTTAACACGATGTATACCTTTGATCGCATTGTATTGCTCAACAAATGCAAACGCAATTTCGGGCAATGTGTTTTCACGGCCTTTCTTTACAATTAAATGAATAAATGCAGCTGCCAATGGGCCGATCTTTTTGCTGATTACTTCAGTAAGTATTTTATCCTTTACATCAGCCTTGATCACCGGACTGCGCAGCACATTTGTAAACTCTTTGCTTTGCTTGCACACATCCTGCAAATATTTCATGTCGGTATACACCTGCTCCAATTGATTTTGCTCCTGAGCGATATCAACCAGCGACTTTGCATAACGACCTGCGAGACGGGGATTTTGCATAAAAAATTCAGCTTTTAGCTTTGAGCTTCAGGCTGCGGGCTTGTGGCTTGCAGCGAATAGCTTGTTGCTGTATTAGTTCAATTTAATTTCTTCAGCCAATTTGTGGATATACGCTTCCTGATCGGCTTTGTTTGCCAGATCACGACGCAAAATTTTTTCACTTACCTCAATTACCAGGTTGCCGATCTGATTTTTCACATCAGTAATAGCAGCCATTTTTTGCTGGTTGATAGCAGCCTGTGTTTCTACCATGATCTTGTTTGCTTCAGCCTTGGCAAGTTCTTTAGCGTCGTTGATGATCTTTTCCTTTGTTTCACGTGCTTCTTTGAGCATCTGTGATCTTTCTTCACGGGCTTTGATCAACAATGCTTCGTTCTCGTTTTTCAACTGCGCCATTTCAGCTTTCACTTTTTCAGCAGTTGCTAACGATTCAGCAATACCCTGCTCCCGTTCGTGCAATCCTTTGATGATAGCAGGCCAGGCGTATTTTTTCAATAGAAAAAACACAACTAAGAAAGCAACCAATGTCCAGAAAAGTAACCCTAAGGCGGGGGTAAGTAAACCCATGATTTTTTATTTTAAAACGTTCGATGTTAGTTTAAAAATACTGCATCCTCCGCCCTGTGCTTTGGATGCAGTAAAATGTTTGTGCGGCAATGATTACAACACCATTGCAAGGAAGCCCACGATAATAGCAAACAGAGCAGCTCCTTCTACGAGTGCCGCAGTAAGGATCATGTTTGCACGGATGTCGTTAGAAGCTTCTGGCTGGCGTGCAATTGATTCCAATGCACCTTTACCAATCTGTCCGATACCGATACCGGCACCTACAGCTGCTAAACCTGCACCTACTGCACCACCTGCATTTGCTACCGCATCTAAAAGAATTAAATCCATTGTTTTGAATTTATAATTGTGAAAAATAAAAACCGATTAATGATGTGCTGCTTCTTCGCCGTGACCATGATCACCTTCCATTGCCTGGCTGATGAATACAGCAGTAAGCATAGTAAAGATGAAGGCCTGCAGGAACGCAACCAATATTTCAATGAAATAAATGAAAATGGTAAAAGGAATAGAGATCACTGTTGATCCGATACCAAAGCCCTGTCCTAATTTTTCGGTGAACACGAAGATCAGCGAGATCAAACAGATAATGATAATATGCCCCGCCACCATGTTGGCGAAAAGACGTATGATCAATGCTCCAGGTTTGATCAACACAGCACTCAGTAATTCCACAGGAACCAAAATGAATTTTACACCTAATGGTACTCCGGGAGGGTTGAAGATATGACCCCAGTAATGCCTGTTTGAACTGAACAGAATTACGATAAACGCAATTAAACCAAGCACCACTGTAAAAGCAATATTACCGGTTACGTTAGCCGAACCCGGAACCAATCCAAAGATGTTATTAATGAGAATAAAAAAGAATACTGTTAAGAGGAATGGCAGATACTTGGGGGCTTTTGCACCAAGGTTAGGAATTGCTACTTCATCACGCACAAATGTAATGATGGGCTCGAAGAAATTCTGTTTGCCCTTTGGCGCACTCGTTACACCCAACCCTTTGCCGTATGATTTGGCAATGCTGATCAATATCCAAACCAAGATGAAAAGCGCAAGAAGCATTTGCACCACATTGCGTGTGAGCGACAGATCAAATACTTGTTCAGTTGGATCAGTTGATACGATCTTTTCGCCGATTTCTTCCTTTACAAGTTTGTACCCGTTGTACTCTGCATGGCCATGTTCAAATTTTGAAGACATGAACACAGACAGGCCTTTTTGCTGCGAATAAAGAATTACTGGGAGCGGGAAACCAACCGCATGGCCGTTCCAATCGAAAAAATGGAAATCATGGCCGTCCATAATATGACCGAAGATCACTTCTTTGGCATCAAAGCCTTCTTTTTTGGGCGCATGCTCGGCACCGGCGTGCTCAGGCTGTGCCTGCTCATGCCCTTCCTGTTCGTGTTGTGCATAAGCACCTTGAGCCATCGTCAACAAAAATCCGCTGAAAACCGCTACCAATAAGGATTTGAAGCTCTTGAACGCCATACGTTTCCTGAAATTTGGCGCAAAGATAAGGAGCGGCAGGTGAAAAAAAGGGAAAACTAAATTGAAAACGGAAAAAAGTTGTTCAGGTTAATCGAGACCCATTTTGCGGCGCTCTTCTTTGATTTTTTCGAGTTCAATCACATCAATCTGCTCTTTTGGGCGAAGCACAGCTTTCTAGGGATAGATAATTATACAATCGCCTTCGAAAACTGCATTTCATGCAATTTGGAATAATAACCGCCAAGCATCAGTAGTTCTTCATGGGTTCCCATTTCTTTGATCTCGCCTTTATCCAACACAATGATCTTATCGGCCTTACGGATGGTAGACAATCGGTGTGCAATTACAATCGACGTTCGCCCTTCGATCAGTTTGTCGATCGCATGCTGGATCATTTGTTCAGTTTCGGTATCAACAGCGGAAGTTGCCTCATCAAGGATCAAAACGGATGG
It encodes the following:
- the rnc gene encoding ribonuclease III, with protein sequence MRNLVRQILPAKNKFESNLRNILGYSPGDLNLYKTALSHRSIKEGNDQNNERLEFLGDAVLSSVVADYLFKKYPYKGEGFLTEMRSKMVNRVTLNDIAVRMGLKKITIYNKGDNSLKISQIFGNTLEALLGAIYLDLGYKKTQKWIVKNVIVPYLFMEDLELLEINHKNKLYGWANKNGKALDFETIDERLENGRRLFTIGAVVDGEVIAEGKAFNKKDASQIAAQVAVEKLGIIT
- the fabF gene encoding beta-ketoacyl-ACP synthase II, giving the protein MELKRVVVTGIGALTPLGKTLDEYWEGLTNGVSGADHIKQFDCSKFKTRFACEVKDFDPTTYLDRKEARKIDRFTQFALVVSDQAVKDAGISKDNVDVDRVGVIFASGIGGLITFQEEVVNFANGDGTPRFNPFFIPKMILDIAAGQISMRHGFRGPNFAVVSACASSTNAIIDAYDNIRLGKADIILTGGSEAVVSAAGVGGFNAMKALSERNDDPATASRPFDKDRDGFVMGEGAGMLVLESLEHALQRGAKIYCEIAGGGATADAHHITAPHPEGLGAKNVMTVALKDAGLQPSDIDYINVHGTSTPLGDIAETKAIMSVFGEHAYNLNISSTKSMTGHCLGAAGALEAIACVMSVVHDIIPPTINHFTDDPELDPKLNFTFNKAQKRTVRAALSNTFGFGGHNASVIVKKYS
- a CDS encoding acyl carrier protein, translated to MSGFTFDGYPACLVFLKRLKIRGNFLKMNSFRQFYQNACQLSKNSIFATCNQIITTMSDIAARVKKIIVDKLGVEESEVNPEASFTNDLGADSLDTVELIMEFEKEFNISIPDEQAETITTVGQAVAYLEEHAK
- a CDS encoding GNAT family N-acetyltransferase; this translates as MALKQIDFGTSEYRQMLSLRYEILRKPLGLQFTPEELEHEKNDILIAAFEEEKMLGCCFLTAIDSQHVKLRQLAVQNNLQGKGIGASLMNFAENIARDRGFRSIQLNARKAALEFFEKQGYKTEGDEFIQLGIPHFLMKKKLR
- a CDS encoding LytR/AlgR family response regulator transcription factor; this translates as MKLRCLLIDDEPPALQVLARYISSINGLEIVGQCRNAIEALDILHQKAVDVIFLDIKMPRIIGTEFLKNLSHPPKVIFVTAYREYAVDGFELDAVDYLVKPVSFERFFKAITKLNRLMGKETSSVSTGETSNSAAFVYLKVDKDMKKIFVNEIEYIESWKDYVMVFLTGDKHFLVKQSITAFENLLSEHMFLRIHRSYMVSLSKLTGYNALSVQLASKEIPIGRLYKQSVMEKLQEHQRQL
- a CDS encoding sensor histidine kinase, whose translation is MNSFLYNDFIFSPRYRVWRHLFYWTFHIAIWAAFWVVIGVPLSYGRQLINMIMWVPAFILFGYPLVYGAIPYLLLKGRLWQFFLLVLLWGILGLYIDAGYRSYVLIPAQEAMGLDNILPRGPLAFCYLCMTTSAASPMIIKFFKLWTIKQREWMRVQQEKATAELQLLKAQVHPHFLFNTLNNIYSFSLDNSPKTPGLILKLSSLLSYMLYDCKTEEVRLEKEIEIMKNYLDLEKERYGNKIEISWNVSGEIKDKFIAPLLLLPFLENAFKHGASEQIEQPWLGVDISVKNDTILCKIVNSKNEYVQESKNGIGINNVKKRLELLYQGKYELKINDEGNFYVVSLMLILSDAAHATANTYSPLIIAQNIRHETSLPAYR
- a CDS encoding vanadium-dependent haloperoxidase, producing MKKNILYAFLFTSLTLIHYSCQKEISVSGKETLAGITVRNSDQGHLQQTKTFSSDVAIQWMNMQVWQMYKYPGIVGNVAYSRHYAYSGIALYEAVVPGMPAYQSIAPQLNGLSGLPKTKPGAGYHWAASANAALASINKKLFPAASAENKAAMDELEATLLAQYSSEADAAIIERSVAFGKAVAEAVFNWSETDGYQNSNNPYTAPAGKSGGIYWTAPNPMPVHSLPYIGNLRRIVLNSGEGAELPPPPYDELEAMTIEVINAKPAPGTNEFKMAFWWRDFPGTSTPGHYVSILRQVLQKEHASLDIAALAYALGGIIDVDITISTWQDKYKYLLARPFNYDDVIGQSFLPLLGAPHPEYPAGHATLSSANAEAMTAVFGDNYSFTDSTFYIYETTNPVGSKQPPRYFNSFRAAGEEAGWSRLYGGIHYRQSIEAGFWQGRKVAHNIISNLKFLKD
- the atpA gene encoding F0F1 ATP synthase subunit alpha; its protein translation is MADIKPDEISAILRQQLSNFNVGADLEEVGTVLQVGDGIARVYGLNNVRYGELVEFDNGVRAIALNLEEDNVGVVLMGEGKDIKEGSNVRRTSQIASIKVGEGMCGRVINVLGEPIDGKGPITGELYEMPLERKAPGVIFREPVKEPLQTGIKAIDAMIPIGRGQRELIIGDRQTGKTAIAVDTIINQKEFFEAGKPVYCIYVAIGQKASTIAGVMKTLEDNGAMKFTTIVAASASDPAPQQFYAPYAGAALGEFFRDTGRPALIIYDDLSKQAVAYREVSLLLKRPPGREAYPGDVFYLHSRLLERAAKVINDDSVAKNMNDVPDSIKHLVKGGGSLTALPIIETQAGDVSAYIPTNVISITDGQIFLEGNLFNAGIRPAINVGISVSRVGGNAQIKSMKKVAGTLKLDQALYRELEAFSKFGGDMDAATKSVIDKGGRNVEILKQAQYSPFKVENQIAIIYLGTNGLLNAVPIRKMKEFEEHFLHEMEVKLPEVLAEFKKGALPEDGIKKMVDMANSLIPQYKA
- the atpH gene encoding ATP synthase F1 subunit delta is translated as MQNPRLAGRYAKSLVDIAQEQNQLEQVYTDMKYLQDVCKQSKEFTNVLRSPVIKADVKDKILTEVISKKIGPLAAAFIHLIVKKGRENTLPEIAFAFVEQYNAIKGIHRVKLTTVSPASEELKAAIVKKVMADASLAHVELENIVNEGIVGGFQLEYNGNLIDASIARDLRDLKAQFQKNIYVQNIR
- the atpF gene encoding F0F1 ATP synthase subunit B encodes the protein MGLLTPALGLLFWTLVAFLVVFFLLKKYAWPAIIKGLHEREQGIAESLATAEKVKAEMAQLKNENEALLIKAREERSQMLKEARETKEKIINDAKELAKAEANKIMVETQAAINQQKMAAITDVKNQIGNLVIEVSEKILRRDLANKADQEAYIHKLAEEIKLN
- the atpE gene encoding ATP synthase F0 subunit C, whose product is MDLILLDAVANAGGAVGAGLAAVGAGIGIGQIGKGALESIARQPEASNDIRANMILTAALVEGAALFAIIVGFLAMVL
- the atpB gene encoding F0F1 ATP synthase subunit A is translated as MAFKSFKSLLVAVFSGFLLTMAQGAYAQHEQEGHEQAQPEHAGAEHAPKKEGFDAKEVIFGHIMDGHDFHFFDWNGHAVGFPLPVILYSQQKGLSVFMSSKFEHGHAEYNGYKLVKEEIGEKIVSTDPTEQVFDLSLTRNVVQMLLALFILVWILISIAKSYGKGLGVTSAPKGKQNFFEPIITFVRDEVAIPNLGAKAPKYLPFLLTVFFFILINNIFGLVPGSANVTGNIAFTVVLGLIAFIVILFSSNRHYWGHIFNPPGVPLGVKFILVPVELLSAVLIKPGALIIRLFANMVAGHIIIICLISLIFVFTEKLGQGFGIGSTVISIPFTIFIYFIEILVAFLQAFIFTMLTAVFISQAMEGDHGHGEEAAHH